The following coding sequences are from one Arthrobacter sp. PvP023 window:
- a CDS encoding PP2C family serine/threonine-protein phosphatase, with translation MAVPEIPADKGSTPTRPLIMRYAARSDVGRIRAKNDDSAYVGRHLAIVADGMGGHAGGDVASAATVLDMLHLDHGNYDGDAGTVLADEIQTANSLLSELVHINPKLAGMGTTVTALLLAEGKLHFAHIGDSRAYRLRNGEFKQISVDHTFVQRLIDEGRLRPEEAETHPHKNVLMRVLGDVDASPELDLATLDVEPGERWLLCSDGLNYVAGHVVERTVRETKDLRECVETLVDLTLEAGAPDNVTVVMLEIAEQTPDDVRTAAVEIVPPLAGADETTKADSPDKTATPADAPSPAPLPQDATPKTAEHTGGTDSGGDDAGSGPAAKPGEPSTTTDPHLGEHLSAAVLREELSTRPHELVGAAAAAAESGSIPTIAGRTVARRAATVLTHKSDQDREETDEYKPAAKPRRWVTIATAAALLVILSVGLWLGYAWTQTRYYIGEYDSRVAIYNGVSQRLGPIQLSTLETVTDIRMSDLPEFSQQRVRQTVPARDLYDAQRIVKNLDLTGTTSPAEDCASASATPTASPSASGAAPAPGGTAAPPGSPSPSATPSPSTKACEEAK, from the coding sequence GTGGCCGTCCCGGAAATCCCCGCCGACAAGGGCTCCACCCCGACGCGGCCGCTCATCATGCGCTACGCCGCCCGCTCTGACGTGGGACGAATCCGAGCCAAAAACGACGACTCCGCCTACGTCGGCCGCCATCTGGCCATTGTGGCGGACGGCATGGGGGGCCATGCCGGTGGTGACGTGGCTTCCGCGGCAACCGTACTGGACATGCTCCACCTGGACCACGGCAATTACGACGGCGATGCCGGGACCGTGCTGGCGGATGAAATCCAGACCGCAAACTCCCTCCTGTCGGAACTGGTCCACATCAATCCCAAGCTCGCCGGCATGGGGACCACCGTCACCGCGCTCCTCCTGGCGGAAGGCAAACTGCACTTCGCCCACATCGGCGACTCCCGGGCCTACCGGCTCCGCAACGGCGAATTCAAGCAGATCAGCGTCGACCACACTTTTGTGCAGAGGCTCATCGACGAAGGCCGGCTGCGCCCCGAGGAAGCGGAAACCCACCCGCACAAAAATGTCCTGATGCGGGTTCTGGGCGACGTCGACGCCAGCCCGGAACTCGATCTGGCCACCCTTGACGTCGAACCCGGCGAACGGTGGCTGCTCTGCTCGGACGGCCTGAACTACGTTGCGGGACACGTCGTGGAACGCACGGTCCGCGAAACCAAGGATCTGCGCGAATGCGTCGAAACGCTCGTTGATCTCACCCTTGAAGCCGGCGCACCGGACAACGTCACGGTCGTCATGCTCGAAATCGCGGAACAAACGCCCGACGACGTCCGCACGGCCGCCGTCGAGATCGTCCCGCCCCTTGCCGGCGCGGACGAGACGACAAAGGCCGACTCTCCGGACAAGACGGCCACTCCAGCCGACGCCCCGTCCCCGGCCCCGCTTCCGCAGGACGCCACGCCGAAAACTGCCGAACATACGGGCGGCACCGACTCCGGCGGAGACGACGCCGGCTCCGGGCCGGCAGCCAAGCCGGGTGAACCAAGCACCACCACGGACCCGCATCTGGGCGAGCACCTCTCTGCAGCCGTCCTCCGCGAGGAACTTTCCACACGTCCCCACGAGCTGGTCGGCGCCGCCGCCGCCGCTGCCGAATCCGGGTCCATTCCCACGATTGCCGGCCGCACCGTCGCGCGCCGTGCCGCGACCGTCCTTACCCACAAATCGGATCAGGACCGCGAGGAAACCGACGAATACAAACCCGCCGCCAAGCCGCGCCGCTGGGTCACGATCGCCACGGCGGCGGCCCTGCTCGTCATCCTCAGCGTCGGACTGTGGCTCGGCTACGCCTGGACCCAGACGCGGTACTACATCGGCGAATACGATTCGCGGGTTGCCATCTACAACGGCGTCTCCCAGCGTCTGGGACCAATCCAACTCTCAACGCTGGAGACCGTAACGGACATCCGCATGTCCGACCTTCCGGAGTTCTCGCAGCAGCGGGTCCGCCAGACCGTGCCGGCACGCGACCTCTACGACGCACAGCGGATCGTCAAGAACCTCGACCTGACCGGGACGACGTCTCCGGCGGAGGATTGCGCCAGCGCCTCAGCGACGCCCACTGCCTCCCCGAGCGCTTCGGGCGCCGCGCCGGCTCCCGGCGGCACGGCGGCGCCCCCCGGATCACCGTCGCCCTCCGCTACCCCCAGCCCGTCCACCAAAGCTTGTGAGGAGGCCAAGTGA
- a CDS encoding FtsW/RodA/SpoVE family cell cycle protein — protein MTQIEPTPKPRRNTELVLLILALAVGIGANALVGVDQEKAFDQDFWFQSSLLAAAALVFHIVLRIRAKYADPVILPLVVALNGLGLAMIHRLDAPGDDTGNNQLRWTLIAMAVAIAVIWFLKDHRILRRFTFISLAASALLLILPLIPGISAGEILGARVWIKLGPMTFQPGEIAKITLAIFFAGYLSSNRDLILLAGRKLGPLQFPRVKDMGPMITAWLVSIGVLIFQRDLGSSVLFFGLFIVMIYVATSRISWVVIGVALILGGGYVASKVFSHVGLRIDGWLNAFTDEVYGRQFGGSFQIVEGLFGMANGGLVGTGLGQGRPNLVPFANSDMIIASFGEELGLIGLFAIVLMYLLLFTRGFRAALGTRDAFGKLLACGLSFAIALQCFVVIGGVTRLIPLTGLTTPFLAAGGSSLLANWIIVGLLLMISHAARGPVDTTPMPQGAGPGEQKPVPPSPPRPAKQPGRKPSSAHPDAPTEAVKQL, from the coding sequence GTGACACAGATTGAGCCCACCCCCAAGCCGCGCAGGAACACCGAACTGGTACTCCTGATCCTTGCCCTGGCCGTGGGCATCGGCGCCAATGCCCTGGTGGGCGTGGACCAGGAAAAAGCGTTCGACCAGGATTTCTGGTTCCAGTCCAGCCTGCTCGCTGCCGCCGCCCTCGTTTTCCACATCGTGCTGCGGATCCGTGCTAAATATGCCGATCCGGTTATACTTCCACTGGTTGTGGCCCTTAACGGCCTGGGCCTGGCCATGATCCACCGGCTGGATGCCCCGGGGGATGATACAGGCAACAACCAGCTCCGCTGGACCCTGATTGCCATGGCCGTGGCCATCGCGGTCATCTGGTTCCTCAAAGACCACCGGATCCTCCGCCGGTTTACGTTCATATCCTTGGCCGCCAGTGCGCTCCTGCTCATTCTGCCGCTGATCCCGGGCATTTCCGCCGGCGAAATCCTCGGTGCCCGTGTCTGGATCAAGCTGGGCCCGATGACCTTCCAGCCGGGCGAAATCGCCAAGATTACCTTGGCCATATTCTTCGCCGGGTATCTTTCCTCCAACCGGGACCTGATTCTCCTCGCGGGCCGCAAACTAGGCCCGTTGCAGTTCCCGCGGGTCAAGGACATGGGCCCGATGATCACCGCCTGGCTGGTGAGCATCGGAGTGCTGATCTTCCAGCGGGACCTGGGTTCCTCCGTGCTGTTCTTCGGCCTCTTCATTGTGATGATCTACGTGGCCACGAGCCGGATCAGCTGGGTAGTGATCGGTGTGGCCCTGATCCTGGGCGGCGGATACGTGGCCTCCAAGGTTTTCTCCCACGTTGGCCTCCGCATCGACGGGTGGCTGAACGCCTTCACGGACGAGGTGTACGGGCGGCAGTTTGGCGGTAGCTTCCAGATTGTGGAAGGCCTGTTCGGCATGGCCAACGGCGGCCTCGTGGGCACCGGCCTTGGCCAGGGCCGCCCGAACCTGGTCCCGTTTGCCAACAGCGACATGATCATCGCTTCCTTCGGCGAGGAACTCGGCCTGATCGGGCTCTTCGCGATCGTCCTGATGTACCTGCTGCTGTTCACACGCGGGTTTCGGGCGGCCCTGGGAACACGGGATGCCTTCGGGAAGCTGCTGGCCTGCGGCCTGTCGTTCGCCATCGCGCTTCAGTGTTTTGTGGTAATTGGCGGCGTGACGCGGCTGATTCCGCTGACCGGGCTCACCACACCCTTCCTGGCTGCCGGCGGTTCCTCGCTGCTGGCCAACTGGATCATCGTGGGGCTGTTGCTAATGATTTCGCACGCCGCCCGTGGCCCGGTGGACACCACACCCATGCCGCAGGGTGCAGGGCCCGGTGAACAGAAGCCTGTTCCGCCTTCCCCGCCGCGCCCGGCCAAACAGCCCGGCCGGAAGCCCTCGTCCGCCCATCCCGACGCGCCAACTGAAGCGGTGAAACAGCTGTGA
- a CDS encoding penicillin-binding protein 2, producing MNHAIRNSWIAAVAMFALIFGALSYVQVVGADELQANPWNKRAILQNYCNDRGAIIVGGKPIAQSVAASESCKFQRTYTEPELYAGITGYFSKNYGVTGLESSLNEQLAGSSDQLFLDRVGQLFLGNQPKGASVELTLDPALQKLAYDLIPDGQRGSIVVTNPKTGDILAMVSKPSYDPNLIATQDAAAEAANFNELNKVPGINLNPNVSGPTGALLAPGSVFKLVDTAAALSSGKYNKDSELPNPAEMSFPGIQYKLPNYAGGNCYTQNTASFAFALQQSCNTPFASIARDLGQKAIADQAAKFGFGEDLGDQLKLDYAKKAFPEEELDPAGLAQSAIGQRDVRATPLQIALMTSAIANGGVQMRPNLIKTVRSPDLRVISEPKPEVLRTSTSPEISRQITEWMTSVVSEGIGRGAAVPGVQVAGKTGTAELGTDGLNNSWFTGFAPANDPQVSVTIVMQGVDITTGAQLTSPNAKKIFEAVLNK from the coding sequence GTGAACCACGCCATTCGGAATTCATGGATTGCCGCCGTGGCCATGTTCGCTCTGATCTTCGGCGCCCTCAGCTATGTGCAGGTGGTGGGTGCCGACGAACTGCAGGCCAACCCCTGGAACAAGCGCGCCATCCTACAGAACTACTGCAACGACCGCGGAGCCATCATCGTGGGCGGAAAACCCATCGCGCAGTCCGTTGCCGCCTCGGAAAGCTGCAAGTTCCAGCGCACCTACACCGAGCCCGAGCTGTACGCCGGCATCACGGGGTACTTTTCGAAGAACTACGGCGTCACAGGTCTGGAAAGTTCCCTCAACGAGCAGCTCGCTGGCAGCTCGGACCAGCTCTTCCTGGACCGCGTGGGCCAGCTGTTCCTCGGCAACCAGCCGAAGGGCGCCTCGGTGGAACTCACACTGGACCCGGCTCTCCAAAAGCTGGCCTATGACTTGATTCCAGACGGCCAGCGCGGCTCCATCGTGGTGACGAACCCGAAAACGGGTGACATCCTGGCCATGGTCTCCAAGCCGTCCTACGATCCCAACCTGATCGCAACCCAGGACGCGGCTGCCGAGGCTGCGAATTTCAACGAGCTGAACAAGGTTCCCGGGATCAACCTGAACCCGAATGTCAGCGGGCCAACCGGTGCACTTTTGGCGCCCGGCTCGGTGTTCAAGCTGGTGGATACGGCCGCCGCGCTCAGCTCGGGCAAGTACAACAAGGACAGTGAGCTGCCCAACCCCGCCGAGATGAGCTTCCCCGGAATCCAGTACAAGCTGCCGAACTACGCCGGGGGCAACTGCTACACCCAGAACACGGCGAGCTTCGCCTTCGCGCTGCAGCAGTCCTGCAACACACCGTTCGCGTCCATTGCCCGGGACCTGGGCCAAAAGGCCATAGCCGACCAGGCCGCGAAGTTCGGCTTCGGGGAGGACCTGGGCGACCAGCTGAAACTGGATTACGCAAAGAAGGCGTTCCCGGAGGAGGAGCTGGACCCGGCAGGGCTCGCCCAGTCCGCCATCGGCCAGCGCGACGTGCGGGCTACTCCGCTGCAGATAGCGCTGATGACGTCCGCCATCGCCAACGGCGGAGTCCAGATGAGGCCCAACCTGATCAAGACGGTGCGGTCCCCGGACCTGAGGGTCATCAGCGAACCGAAACCAGAGGTTCTGCGGACCTCCACCAGCCCGGAGATTTCCCGGCAGATCACCGAGTGGATGACCAGCGTAGTCAGTGAAGGCATCGGCCGCGGGGCCGCCGTGCCGGGCGTCCAGGTGGCCGGCAAGACCGGCACTGCCGAGCTGGGAACCGACGGCTTGAACAATTCATGGTTTACCGGGTTCGCCCCGGCCAACGACCCCCAGGTGTCGGTGACCATCGTCATGCAGGGCGTGGACATCACCACCGGTGCACAGCTAACCAGTCCGAACGCGAAGAAGATTTTTGAGGCGGTGTTGAATAAGTGA
- a CDS encoding protein kinase has protein sequence MRPTSGITLGGRFQLTTRIAIGGMGEVWKAKDLILGRIVAIKVLKEEYTGDPGFLQRFRAEARHTALLNHVGIANVFDYGEEEGSAYLVMELVPGQPLSSIIEHEQVLSPDRTLSMIAQTARALSVAHSQGLVHRDIKPGNLLITPDGRVKVTDFGIARLADQVPLTQTGQVMGTAQYLAPEQATGQTATGASDIYSLGVIGYECLTGHRPFSGESQIAIALAQVNDAPPPLPETLPTPVRALLMSMLAKDPKNRPANAIKLSEAAEAIRNGDIAAAHAAVPGMLLFEAATGPITAPVDIPTAATGVIESPEKDKSTTATSALPVVGAAGAGAAAGLAAGAAAGATGPGKTLSRADALAAQRSWDQEEEQDRYDEPVDEPQRKGRSPWTWPLIALIVLVLFALVGVLLTQAGIFSPSGPAESSSTSSSAKPSSTSASPTSTSASPTPSSASPTPTPTQSTPETINLIPDAYLGQPYNTVRSQLVGLGLTVKGDPVFSDAAQGTVTNIEPSGPVAPGETITVTYSKGPDPSQESSVPAIGVGSSEAQAQKAIEDAGLRWVKGADVPGSAGQKAGTFVSSEPGAGQKVPAGSVVTYHLAAEPVPTPSTSTTN, from the coding sequence GTGAGGCCTACATCAGGGATCACCCTCGGCGGGAGATTCCAGCTGACCACGCGTATTGCGATTGGCGGGATGGGAGAAGTCTGGAAGGCCAAGGACCTTATCCTTGGCCGGATTGTCGCCATCAAGGTGCTCAAAGAGGAGTACACGGGCGATCCCGGGTTCCTCCAGCGCTTCCGTGCCGAGGCTCGCCACACGGCGCTGCTGAACCATGTGGGCATCGCCAACGTCTTTGACTACGGTGAAGAGGAGGGGTCGGCGTACCTGGTGATGGAGCTGGTCCCGGGCCAGCCACTGAGCAGCATCATCGAACACGAACAGGTCCTTTCGCCGGACCGGACGCTGTCCATGATTGCCCAGACAGCCCGCGCCCTCTCGGTGGCCCACTCACAGGGCCTGGTGCACCGTGACATCAAGCCCGGCAACCTGCTGATCACCCCGGATGGCCGCGTCAAAGTCACAGACTTCGGCATCGCCCGGCTGGCGGACCAGGTCCCGCTGACCCAAACCGGTCAGGTCATGGGCACGGCCCAGTACCTCGCACCGGAGCAGGCAACCGGACAGACCGCCACCGGCGCCTCGGACATCTACTCGCTCGGCGTCATCGGCTACGAGTGCCTCACCGGGCATCGCCCGTTCTCCGGTGAATCGCAGATCGCCATTGCGCTTGCCCAGGTCAATGACGCGCCGCCGCCGCTGCCGGAAACACTGCCGACGCCGGTGCGGGCGCTCCTGATGTCCATGCTCGCCAAGGATCCCAAGAACCGCCCGGCCAACGCCATCAAGCTGTCCGAGGCAGCGGAAGCCATCCGCAACGGTGACATCGCCGCTGCGCATGCCGCCGTTCCCGGAATGCTGCTTTTCGAAGCGGCCACGGGACCAATCACGGCTCCGGTGGACATTCCCACCGCCGCCACCGGCGTCATTGAATCACCCGAAAAGGACAAATCGACGACGGCGACTTCCGCGCTTCCGGTGGTCGGCGCCGCGGGCGCCGGTGCGGCCGCAGGACTCGCCGCCGGAGCTGCTGCCGGGGCAACCGGTCCGGGCAAAACACTGTCACGCGCCGACGCCCTGGCCGCCCAGCGCAGCTGGGACCAGGAAGAGGAGCAGGACCGCTACGACGAACCGGTGGACGAGCCGCAGCGCAAGGGCCGGAGCCCGTGGACGTGGCCGCTCATCGCCCTCATCGTGCTCGTCCTCTTCGCACTGGTGGGTGTCCTGCTTACCCAGGCAGGCATCTTCTCCCCGTCCGGCCCGGCCGAGTCCTCGTCCACGTCGAGCAGCGCCAAGCCCAGCAGCACCAGCGCCTCACCGACGTCCACTTCGGCCAGCCCCACACCCAGCAGCGCGAGCCCGACGCCCACTCCCACGCAGTCGACCCCGGAAACCATCAACCTGATCCCTGATGCCTACCTGGGCCAGCCGTACAACACGGTCCGCAGCCAGCTCGTCGGCCTGGGATTGACCGTCAAGGGCGACCCGGTCTTCAGCGACGCAGCGCAGGGCACGGTCACCAACATCGAGCCTTCCGGCCCGGTAGCCCCGGGCGAGACCATCACGGTCACCTATTCCAAGGGCCCGGACCCGAGCCAGGAGTCTTCGGTGCCCGCGATCGGCGTCGGCAGCTCCGAGGCCCAGGCGCAGAAAGCGATCGAAGACGCCGGATTGCGCTGGGTAAAGGGAGCAGACGTACCCGGCAGCGCCGGGCAAAAAGCCGGCACCTTCGTCAGTTCAGAGCCGGGCGCCGGACAAAAGGTACCCGCCGGATCCGTAGTGACCTACCACCTCGCCGCTGAACCCGTGCCCACCCCGAGCACCTCGACGACGAACTAA
- the pknB gene encoding Stk1 family PASTA domain-containing Ser/Thr kinase → MNTQRVLNGRYELGELIGRGGMADVHRGVDTRLGRTVAIKLLRPDLARDPQFQARFKREAQAVAALNHPSIVAIYDTGDHAVPGGPEDTVRVPYIVMEFVSGKTLRDLIRAKEVSIDHAIDFTLGVLSALEYSHRAGIVHRDIKPANVMFCEDSDTIKVMDFGIARAMADSSATMTQTQAVVGTAQYLSPEQARGETVDARSDLYSAACLLYEMLTGRPPFIGDSPVSVAYQHVREIPEPASSLNPEVSEALDSVLSKALQKNRADRFQDAAAFQRALRAARNGIPVPEVAAGEAPTDPNNTVPAGERTALAAPYSLTGASFLDDSPSGRLRPVHDTLGDDQAIPAQVYEPSESSDLPLGFPPERERTPRQKSRRRTWIATLVIFTLLVLAGGGLWLYNMMNQAPPPVAKVDVPAVSALTESEALQRLYNARLSPQITRLPHDTITKGTAIGTVPAAGTAMEPDSKVTLNISDGPSAVKIPDDLPGRTEAAARDVLRQIGLAGAPGTTMANSATVPTGIVITTKPAPGQTVAVGSTVEIVVSTGKVAMPELRGLPRAEAETALKNLGLGIDVKEVENSEVEPGKVTEQSDAVNSLVEQGKTIAIVVAKAPAPKPTPTPTPTPTETSRTRG, encoded by the coding sequence GTGAACACCCAGCGCGTCCTCAACGGACGGTACGAACTCGGTGAGCTGATCGGCCGCGGCGGTATGGCGGACGTCCACCGGGGCGTTGACACCCGGCTGGGCCGGACAGTGGCCATCAAGCTGCTGCGCCCGGACCTTGCCCGGGATCCACAGTTCCAGGCACGGTTCAAGCGCGAAGCCCAGGCCGTGGCGGCGTTGAACCATCCTTCGATCGTTGCCATCTACGACACCGGGGACCATGCTGTGCCGGGCGGGCCCGAGGACACGGTCCGGGTGCCTTACATCGTGATGGAATTCGTGTCCGGGAAGACCCTGAGGGATCTCATCCGGGCGAAGGAAGTCAGCATCGACCACGCCATCGACTTCACTCTCGGCGTGCTCTCCGCGCTCGAGTACAGCCACCGGGCGGGAATCGTGCACCGGGATATCAAGCCCGCAAACGTGATGTTCTGCGAAGACTCGGACACCATCAAAGTCATGGACTTCGGGATTGCCCGGGCCATGGCCGATTCGTCCGCCACCATGACCCAGACCCAGGCGGTCGTTGGCACGGCGCAGTACCTTTCCCCGGAACAGGCACGCGGTGAAACCGTGGACGCCCGGAGTGATCTGTACTCCGCGGCGTGCCTGCTGTACGAAATGCTGACGGGGCGGCCTCCGTTCATCGGTGACAGTCCAGTATCTGTCGCCTACCAGCACGTCCGCGAGATTCCGGAACCGGCCAGCAGCCTCAACCCCGAGGTGTCGGAAGCCCTGGACAGCGTCCTCTCGAAGGCCCTGCAGAAGAACCGTGCTGACCGTTTCCAGGATGCGGCCGCTTTCCAGCGGGCACTTCGAGCGGCCCGCAACGGCATCCCCGTTCCCGAGGTGGCGGCGGGCGAGGCCCCGACGGATCCCAACAACACGGTCCCGGCCGGGGAACGGACGGCCCTTGCCGCGCCGTACTCGCTGACGGGGGCAAGCTTCCTCGATGATTCACCGAGCGGCCGGCTCCGGCCCGTCCATGACACCCTTGGCGACGACCAGGCGATTCCCGCGCAGGTTTACGAACCCTCGGAGTCCAGCGATCTTCCCCTCGGGTTTCCGCCGGAACGTGAGCGCACCCCCCGGCAGAAGTCCCGCCGTCGAACATGGATCGCCACCTTGGTGATCTTCACCCTGCTGGTCCTGGCCGGCGGCGGCCTCTGGCTCTACAACATGATGAACCAGGCGCCCCCTCCAGTGGCGAAGGTCGATGTGCCGGCCGTTTCGGCGCTAACGGAGTCCGAGGCGCTGCAGCGGCTGTACAACGCCAGGCTGAGCCCGCAGATCACCAGGCTGCCGCACGACACCATCACGAAGGGCACGGCCATCGGCACGGTGCCGGCCGCCGGCACCGCCATGGAACCTGACTCGAAGGTGACCCTGAACATCTCCGACGGCCCGAGCGCCGTAAAAATCCCGGACGACCTGCCGGGGCGGACCGAAGCAGCGGCCCGGGATGTTCTTCGACAAATCGGCCTCGCCGGCGCCCCCGGAACCACCATGGCCAACAGCGCCACCGTTCCCACCGGAATCGTGATCACTACCAAGCCGGCGCCGGGCCAGACGGTCGCGGTCGGAAGCACCGTGGAAATCGTGGTGTCCACCGGCAAGGTGGCCATGCCAGAACTCCGCGGACTGCCCAGGGCGGAGGCCGAGACGGCGCTCAAGAACCTTGGACTTGGCATCGACGTGAAGGAAGTGGAGAACTCTGAGGTTGAACCGGGAAAGGTGACCGAGCAGAGCGACGCCGTCAACTCGCTGGTGGAGCAGGGCAAAACCATCGCCATCGTTGTTGCCAAGGCGCCGGCGCCCAAGCCCACACCAACCCCGACGCCGACGCCGACTGAGACGAGCCGTACCCGGGGATAG
- a CDS encoding aminodeoxychorismate/anthranilate synthase component II, whose product MSTTKILVVDNYDSFVYTLVGYLQELGAETTVVRNDDVTLAEAIEMADARDGVLISPGPGTPAEAGVCIDLIKWCGSHDKPMFGVCLGHQALAEAYGATVTHAPELMHGKTSLVEHEGGSVFAGLPSPVTATRYHSLAAVRETIPDILEITAQTANGVIMGLQHRTAPLCGVQFHPESVLTEGGYQMLGNWLESLGMAGAAERAAKLSPLIQH is encoded by the coding sequence ATGAGCACCACCAAGATCCTGGTCGTAGACAACTACGACAGCTTTGTTTACACCCTGGTGGGCTACCTCCAGGAGCTCGGCGCCGAAACAACGGTGGTCCGAAACGACGACGTCACCCTTGCTGAGGCAATCGAGATGGCGGACGCGCGCGACGGCGTCCTCATCTCGCCGGGTCCCGGCACCCCTGCGGAGGCCGGGGTCTGCATTGACTTGATCAAATGGTGCGGCAGCCACGACAAGCCGATGTTCGGCGTCTGCCTGGGACACCAGGCACTGGCCGAGGCCTACGGAGCCACGGTGACGCACGCGCCGGAGCTGATGCACGGCAAAACGTCCCTTGTTGAGCATGAAGGAGGCAGCGTCTTCGCGGGACTTCCCTCCCCTGTTACTGCCACGCGGTATCACTCCCTGGCCGCTGTCCGCGAAACCATCCCGGACATCCTCGAGATCACAGCCCAGACGGCAAACGGCGTGATCATGGGCCTGCAGCACCGGACGGCACCGCTCTGTGGCGTGCAGTTCCACCCGGAGTCGGTCCTCACTGAGGGCGGTTACCAGATGCTGGGCAACTGGCTCGAATCACTCGGAATGGCCGGCGCGGCCGAGCGGGCTGCCAAACTGAGCCCCCTCATCCAGCACTGA
- a CDS encoding class E sortase encodes MVLLEKETTAAVPARGVGVLRKVVQIVGELLITVGIILLLFVAWQLWWTNVESDAKQSETIRNFAQELGGTPAPAASDEPVSPTPAPADYGPPKVAEAPGHGQTIGIMYIPRFGADYTRPIVQGTSTDVLDTLGLGHYNDTAMPGATGNFAVAGHRQTHGAVLDNIHTLVPGDKIYVQTRDGFYVYVFRNNQIVLPSATDVLLPVPTQPAARPTEAYLTMTSCNPRFGSQERIIAYSLLDHWQPASAGPPAEIAAQVAKALGKG; translated from the coding sequence GTGGTGTTGCTGGAGAAGGAGACGACTGCTGCCGTGCCGGCACGCGGCGTCGGAGTTCTCCGGAAAGTCGTCCAGATCGTTGGTGAGCTGCTGATCACGGTGGGAATCATCCTGCTCCTGTTCGTCGCATGGCAGCTCTGGTGGACCAATGTGGAGTCCGATGCGAAGCAGAGCGAGACGATCCGGAATTTTGCCCAGGAACTGGGCGGTACCCCGGCTCCCGCGGCATCCGATGAGCCTGTCTCCCCGACACCCGCCCCGGCCGACTACGGTCCGCCGAAGGTCGCCGAAGCGCCCGGTCACGGCCAAACCATCGGCATCATGTACATCCCCCGTTTTGGCGCGGACTACACCCGGCCCATCGTGCAGGGAACCTCCACGGATGTCCTGGATACGCTGGGCCTTGGCCACTACAACGACACGGCGATGCCAGGGGCAACCGGCAACTTTGCTGTGGCCGGTCACCGCCAGACCCACGGAGCGGTCCTGGACAACATCCACACCCTGGTACCTGGGGACAAGATCTACGTCCAAACCAGGGACGGGTTCTATGTCTACGTCTTCAGGAACAACCAGATCGTGCTTCCGTCGGCCACGGATGTGCTGCTCCCCGTGCCTACGCAGCCCGCCGCCCGGCCCACGGAGGCTTACCTCACCATGACCAGCTGCAATCCGCGCTTCGGCTCCCAGGAACGCATCATTGCCTATTCCTTGCTGGACCACTGGCAGCCCGCCTCGGCTGGACCACCGGCAGAAATCGCGGCCCAGGTGGCCAAGGCACTAGGGAAGGGCTGA
- a CDS encoding cell division protein CrgA — MPESKPRKKTAAAEKPASVSQAYKPNAVWFKPVMFGLMILGLLWIITFYISEGALPVRDWGSWNIVAGFGIAIAGFLMTTRWRS; from the coding sequence GTGCCCGAGTCAAAGCCACGAAAGAAGACCGCTGCCGCGGAAAAGCCGGCTTCTGTATCGCAGGCATACAAGCCGAACGCGGTGTGGTTCAAGCCCGTCATGTTCGGCCTGATGATCCTCGGGCTGCTGTGGATCATCACCTTCTACATCAGCGAGGGCGCCCTCCCGGTCAGGGATTGGGGATCCTGGAACATCGTGGCCGGATTCGGCATTGCCATCGCCGGATTCTTGATGACCACCCGCTGGCGTTCCTAG